A DNA window from Lujinxingia litoralis contains the following coding sequences:
- a CDS encoding YeeE/YedE family protein yields the protein MIRHIAIALSGLLFAIGLGVSQMTRPEKVLGFLDVFGNWDPSLAFVMGGAVLVYTISYPLISKRHRPLFAPRFYLPTRKDIDKRLVIGGALFGIGWGLGGFCPGPALTTASSGLTSALIFVPAMLVGILFADKFLKPKTA from the coding sequence ATGATTCGCCATATCGCTATCGCCCTCTCCGGGCTCCTCTTTGCCATCGGTCTGGGCGTCTCGCAGATGACGCGCCCCGAAAAAGTCCTGGGCTTCCTGGATGTCTTTGGAAACTGGGACCCCTCCCTGGCCTTCGTCATGGGCGGCGCGGTGCTGGTCTACACCATCAGCTACCCCCTGATCTCCAAGCGCCACCGTCCCCTCTTTGCGCCGCGCTTCTACCTGCCCACGCGCAAAGACATCGACAAGCGCCTGGTCATCGGCGGCGCCCTCTTCGGCATCGGCTGGGGTCTGGGCGGCTTCTGCCCCGGCCCGGCCCTGACCACCGCTTCCAGCGGGCTTACCTCGGCCCTGATCTTTGTGCCGGCCATGCTGGTGGGCATCCTCTTCGCCGATAAGTTCCTCAAGCCCAAGACCGCCTGA
- a CDS encoding YeeE/YedE family protein has protein sequence MLVEFTPVSAALGGIIIGLAATLLLATEGRIAGISGIVAGLFKGGSDKLGPLPWQAFFVAGMVGGGILLRFVAPDLVTTGVELSAAWLIPAGLIVGIGTRVGNGCTSGHGVCGLSRFSARSLVATLSFMTAAMITVFITRTLAVGAFG, from the coding sequence ATGCTTGTCGAATTCACACCCGTGAGCGCCGCCCTGGGCGGCATTATTATCGGCCTGGCGGCCACCCTGCTTCTGGCCACCGAAGGACGCATCGCCGGCATCAGCGGCATCGTCGCCGGACTCTTCAAAGGCGGTTCCGATAAACTCGGTCCCCTTCCCTGGCAGGCCTTCTTTGTCGCCGGCATGGTCGGCGGCGGCATCCTGCTTCGCTTTGTCGCCCCCGACCTCGTCACCACCGGCGTAGAACTCAGCGCCGCCTGGCTCATCCCCGCCGGCCTCATCGTCGGCATCGGCACCCGGGTGGGTAACGGCTGCACCAGCGGGCACGGCGTCTGCGGGCTCTCCCGCTTCTCGGCCCGCTCCCTGGTCGCCACCCTCTCGTTTATGACGGCGGCCATGATCACCGTCTTCATCACCCGTACCTTAGCCGTTGGAGCTTTCGGATGA
- a CDS encoding MBL fold metallo-hydrolase: MSTNLKIQPFYDARTYTLTYVVYDPQTRDAVLIDPVLDYEPHASAMWTESADRAVNFLKEHKLNLHYILETHAHADHLSGAQHVKVHYPKARLAIGARITEVQTIFKQVYNLPESFPTDGSQFDLLLEEGEVLEAGSIKIETIYTPGHTPACSTFHIDDAVFTGDTIFMPDFGTGRCDFPGGSSQAMYDSITNKLYSLPDETRVFVGHDYQPGGRDVAFMTTIAEQKASNVQLPQGRSEKEFVEMRDGRDKTLAAPKLLLQSLQVNIDAGSLPQPEANEKRYLRIPVNVFRPASTPDADLTLEEV, translated from the coding sequence ATGAGCACGAACCTCAAAATTCAGCCCTTCTACGATGCCCGCACCTACACCCTGACCTACGTCGTCTACGATCCCCAGACCCGCGACGCGGTGCTCATCGATCCGGTCCTCGACTACGAACCGCACGCCTCGGCCATGTGGACTGAGTCGGCCGACCGCGCCGTGAATTTCCTCAAGGAGCACAAGCTCAACCTGCACTACATCCTGGAAACTCACGCCCACGCCGACCACCTCTCCGGGGCCCAGCACGTCAAGGTTCACTATCCCAAGGCTCGCCTGGCCATCGGCGCCCGCATCACCGAGGTTCAGACGATCTTTAAGCAGGTCTACAACCTGCCGGAGAGCTTTCCCACCGATGGCAGCCAGTTTGATCTCCTCCTCGAAGAGGGCGAAGTGCTGGAGGCCGGCTCCATCAAAATCGAGACGATCTACACCCCGGGACACACCCCGGCCTGCTCCACCTTCCACATCGACGACGCCGTCTTCACCGGCGACACCATCTTCATGCCCGACTTTGGCACCGGACGCTGCGACTTCCCCGGAGGCTCCAGCCAGGCGATGTACGACTCCATCACCAACAAGCTCTACAGCCTCCCCGATGAGACCCGCGTCTTTGTCGGACATGATTACCAGCCCGGCGGCCGCGACGTGGCCTTCATGACCACCATCGCCGAACAAAAAGCGAGCAACGTGCAGCTTCCCCAGGGTCGCAGCGAAAAAGAGTTCGTCGAGATGCGCGACGGACGCGATAAGACCCTGGCCGCGCCCAAGCTCCTCTTGCAGAGCCTGCAGGTCAACATCGACGCCGGCTCCCTTCCCCAGCCCGAGGCCAACGAAAAGCGTTACCTGCGCATCCCGGTTAACGTCTTCCGTCCGGCCTCCACCCCCGACGCCGACCTGACCCTCGAGGAGGTCTAA
- a CDS encoding sigma-54 interaction domain-containing protein has protein sequence MIRRPQRRGQNFHGMISGAPQMEALFRLLERVARANVSVLVRGETGTGKELVARAIHELSPRQKNAFRAVNCASFSSELLASELFGHVRGAFTGAVRDRRGLFALADGGSVFLDEIAEIPLEVQARLLRVLQEQRFVPVGGTDAVKVDVRLISATNKALRREVEEGRFREDLMYRVRVVPIFLPPLVERQGDVELLVWHFIEKFNERAGMPRRIEAISAEAYQALLGYAWPGNIRELRNVIEYAFVVGEGEALAYEDLPPELRGEGPRAGRGEREEEGNGERSERQRIVAALRAAGGSREDAAEALGISRTTLWRRMKEFGVEG, from the coding sequence ATGATCCGAAGACCACAGCGGCGAGGGCAGAACTTTCACGGGATGATCAGCGGAGCGCCGCAGATGGAGGCGCTCTTTCGGCTCCTGGAGCGGGTGGCGCGGGCCAACGTGAGCGTGCTGGTGCGGGGGGAGACCGGGACGGGCAAGGAGTTGGTGGCCCGGGCGATTCACGAGTTATCGCCGCGTCAAAAGAACGCGTTTCGGGCGGTGAACTGCGCCAGTTTTAGCTCGGAGCTGCTGGCCAGCGAGCTCTTCGGGCATGTGCGCGGGGCGTTTACCGGGGCGGTACGGGATCGGCGCGGGTTGTTTGCTCTGGCCGACGGGGGGAGCGTGTTTCTCGACGAGATCGCCGAGATTCCGCTGGAGGTGCAGGCGCGGCTGTTGCGGGTGCTTCAGGAGCAGCGCTTTGTGCCGGTGGGGGGCACCGACGCGGTGAAGGTGGACGTGCGGCTGATCTCGGCGACCAATAAGGCGTTGCGCCGCGAGGTGGAGGAGGGGCGCTTTCGGGAGGATTTGATGTATCGGGTGCGGGTGGTGCCGATTTTTTTGCCGCCCTTGGTCGAGCGTCAGGGGGATGTGGAGCTTCTGGTGTGGCATTTTATCGAGAAGTTCAACGAGCGAGCGGGGATGCCGCGGCGCATTGAGGCGATCAGCGCGGAGGCCTACCAGGCGTTGTTGGGCTACGCGTGGCCGGGGAACATCCGGGAGCTTCGCAACGTGATTGAGTACGCCTTTGTGGTCGGCGAGGGGGAGGCGCTGGCCTATGAAGACCTGCCTCCGGAGCTGCGGGGGGAGGGGCCGCGGGCCGGACGGGGAGAGCGGGAGGAGGAGGGCAATGGCGAGCGAAGCGAGCGGCAGCGGATCGTGGCGGCGTTGCGGGCCGCCGGAGGCAGCCGGGAAGACGCGGCCGAGGCGCTGGGCATCAGCCGCACCACGCTCTGGAGGCGGATGAAGGAGTTTGGCGTGGAGGGGTGA
- a CDS encoding RCC1 domain-containing protein has product MTPSQPPAAHLLHLARPLSALMLGLATLCACERAPQPPAAPPEAARAATASFLMSTHHACALADDGQLWCAGANDAGQLGDNTTQTRGELRPVEGLNHVVGVALSPLHATCAWEEEGALWCWGGNESSLLGPGVEQDHSPLPLKIQGLPPVTQVTLGAYHACALTTDAQVYCWGENRRGQLGRGQPSLPDPTPTAVPGLTDVRALSAGLEHTCALTNRGAIHCWGHNRHHALGLGPQSPNLVSAPTELPLSEPAHALAAAGYHTCAATGAQRALVCWGDNSFGQLGLGDRLTRAEPSPVPGAFGLAELATSGAITCFRDIEARVYCAGGSPDAPVEPTASFQLAAGLSSTRAIGAAMGGVCGIHGDHEIVCRKLDLATEE; this is encoded by the coding sequence ATGACGCCTTCCCAGCCCCCGGCCGCCCACCTCCTCCACCTCGCCAGGCCCCTGAGCGCCCTGATGCTCGGCCTGGCCACGCTCTGCGCCTGCGAGCGCGCTCCCCAACCTCCCGCCGCGCCTCCCGAAGCAGCCCGCGCGGCCACCGCCTCCTTTCTGATGAGCACCCACCACGCCTGCGCCCTGGCCGACGACGGCCAGCTCTGGTGCGCCGGCGCCAACGACGCCGGACAGCTCGGCGACAACACCACCCAAACCCGCGGCGAACTCCGCCCGGTCGAGGGCCTCAACCACGTGGTGGGCGTGGCCCTCTCCCCCCTCCACGCCACCTGCGCCTGGGAAGAAGAGGGCGCCCTCTGGTGCTGGGGCGGCAACGAGAGCTCGCTGCTGGGCCCCGGCGTTGAGCAGGATCACAGCCCCTTGCCCCTCAAAATCCAGGGCCTCCCGCCCGTCACGCAGGTGACCCTGGGCGCCTACCACGCCTGCGCCCTGACCACCGACGCGCAGGTCTACTGCTGGGGCGAAAACCGCCGCGGACAGCTCGGCCGGGGCCAACCCTCCTTGCCCGATCCGACCCCGACCGCGGTCCCCGGCCTCACCGACGTTCGCGCCCTCAGCGCCGGGCTGGAGCACACCTGCGCGCTCACGAACCGGGGCGCCATCCATTGCTGGGGTCATAACCGCCACCACGCCCTGGGGCTCGGCCCGCAGAGCCCGAATCTGGTCAGCGCCCCCACCGAGCTCCCCCTCTCCGAACCCGCCCACGCGCTGGCCGCCGCCGGCTACCACACCTGCGCGGCCACCGGGGCCCAGCGCGCCCTGGTCTGCTGGGGCGACAACAGCTTCGGTCAGCTCGGCTTAGGCGACCGCCTCACCCGCGCCGAGCCCTCCCCGGTCCCCGGCGCCTTCGGGCTGGCCGAGCTCGCCACCTCCGGCGCCATCACCTGCTTTCGCGACATCGAAGCCCGGGTCTACTGCGCCGGCGGCTCGCCAGACGCTCCTGTAGAGCCTACAGCGAGCTTCCAGCTCGCTGCGGGCCTCTCCTCCACCCGCGCCATAGGCGCGGCCATGGGAGGCGTCTGCGGCATTCATGGCGACCACGAGATCGTCTGCCGTAAACTCGACCTCGCCACCGAGGAGTAA